From the genome of Streptomyces sp. NBC_01260, one region includes:
- a CDS encoding MIP/aquaporin family protein: protein MSSSDIFIGETIGTAVLILLGAGVCAAVTLKHSKAHNAGWLAITFGWGFAVLTGAYLAGGVSGAHLNPAVTIGLAIEGGTKWSDVPLYLASELLGAMIGAVLVWLTYYGQFRAHLTDPEVLKAHTGEEGMVDPAAAPKAGPVLGVFSTGPEIRNAVQNVVTEVIATVVLVLAILTQGLNDNGNGLGTLGALITSLVVVAIGLSLGGPTGYAINPVRDLGPRIVHALLPLPNKGGSDWGYAWIPVVGPLIGGALAGGLYNLAFA from the coding sequence GTGTCCAGCTCCGACATCTTCATCGGCGAGACCATCGGTACCGCCGTACTCATCCTGCTCGGCGCCGGTGTCTGTGCCGCCGTCACGCTGAAGCATTCGAAGGCGCACAACGCCGGCTGGCTCGCGATCACTTTCGGTTGGGGTTTCGCGGTTCTGACCGGCGCATATCTGGCCGGCGGCGTCTCCGGCGCGCATCTCAACCCGGCCGTCACCATCGGTCTCGCGATCGAGGGCGGCACCAAGTGGAGCGACGTACCGCTCTACCTCGCCTCCGAGCTCCTCGGCGCGATGATCGGCGCGGTCCTGGTCTGGCTGACCTACTACGGACAGTTCCGGGCGCATCTGACGGATCCGGAGGTCCTCAAGGCCCATACGGGTGAAGAGGGCATGGTCGACCCGGCGGCGGCCCCCAAGGCCGGACCGGTGCTCGGCGTCTTCTCGACGGGCCCCGAGATCCGCAACGCCGTGCAGAACGTCGTCACCGAGGTCATCGCCACGGTCGTGCTGGTCCTGGCGATCCTCACCCAGGGCCTCAACGACAACGGCAACGGCCTCGGCACGCTCGGCGCGCTGATCACCTCCCTGGTCGTCGTCGCCATCGGCCTCTCGCTCGGCGGCCCGACGGGCTACGCGATCAACCCGGTCCGCGACCTCGGTCCGCGTATCGTGCACGCGCTGCTTCCGCTGCCGAACAAGGGCGGTTCCGACTGGGGCTACGCCTGGATCCCGGTCGTCGGCCCCCTCATCGGCGGCGCGCTCGCGGGCGGGCTCTACAACCTCGCCTTCGCCTGA
- a CDS encoding IclR family transcriptional regulator: MAKNIQSLERAAAMLRLLAGGERRLGLSDIASSLGLAKGTAHGILRTLQHEGFVEQDAASGRYQLGAELLRLGNSYLDVHELRARALVWTDDLARSSGESVHLGVLHQRGVLIVHHVFRPDDSRQVLEVGAMQPLHSTALGKVLAAYDPVAHTEAMEAERQSFTPRTVTDPEEFESMLDLIRARGWAADMEETWEGVAAVAAPIHDRRRMPVGAVAVTGAVERVRAGGELRPDLIAAVRDCARAVSRDLGARRF, translated from the coding sequence ATGGCCAAGAACATCCAGTCGCTGGAGCGGGCGGCCGCGATGCTGCGACTGCTGGCGGGCGGCGAGCGGCGACTGGGGCTCTCCGACATCGCCTCCTCGCTGGGCCTGGCCAAGGGCACCGCACACGGCATCCTGCGCACGCTCCAGCACGAGGGTTTCGTCGAGCAGGACGCCGCCTCCGGCCGCTATCAGCTCGGCGCCGAGCTGCTGCGGCTGGGCAACAGCTATCTGGACGTCCACGAGCTGCGGGCCCGCGCGCTGGTCTGGACGGACGACCTGGCCCGCTCCAGCGGCGAGAGCGTCCATCTGGGCGTCCTGCACCAGCGGGGCGTCCTCATCGTCCATCACGTCTTCCGGCCCGACGACAGCCGACAGGTCCTGGAGGTCGGGGCCATGCAGCCACTGCACTCAACGGCCCTGGGCAAGGTACTGGCGGCCTACGACCCGGTGGCGCACACGGAAGCCATGGAGGCCGAGCGGCAGTCCTTCACGCCCCGCACCGTCACCGATCCGGAGGAGTTCGAGTCGATGCTCGACCTGATCCGCGCGCGCGGCTGGGCGGCCGACATGGAGGAGACCTGGGAGGGGGTGGCCGCGGTGGCCGCCCCGATCCACGACCGGCGCCGGATGCCGGTCGGCGCCGTGGCCGTGACCGGCGCGGTGGAGCGGGTCCGCGCGGGCGGCGAGCTGCGGCCCGATCTGATAGCGGCGGTACGGGACTGCGCCCGTGCGGTCTCCCGGGACCTGGGCGCCAGGCGCTTCTGA
- the metH gene encoding methionine synthase — MASSPTPSADSRTRSAALREALATRVVVADGAMGTMLQAQDPTLDDFENLEGCNEILNLTRPDIVRSVHEEYFAVGVDCVETNTFGANTAALGEYDIPERVHELSESGARIAREVADEFTASTGQQRWVLGSMGPGTKLPTLGHAPYVKLRDGFQQNAEGLIAGGADALIVETTQDLLQTKAGILGARRALEALGSDLPLLVSLAFETTGTMLLGSEIGAALTALEPLGVDMIGLNCSTGPAEMSEHLRYLTRHSRIPLLCMPNAGLPVLTKDGAHFPLGPEGLADAQETFVQEYGLSLVGGCCGTTPEHLRQVVDRVRGSALTTRDPRPEPGAASLYQTVPFRQDTSYLAIGERTNANGSKKFREAMLEARWDDCVEMARDQIREGAHMLDLCVDYVGRDGVADMEELAGRFATASTLPIVLDSTELPVLRAGLEKLGGRAVLNSVNYEDGDGPESRFGQVTRLAAEHGAALIALTIDEEGQARTVEHKVAIAERLIEDLTGNWGIQESDILIDCLTFTICTGQEESRGDGIATIGAIRELKKRHPDVQTTLGLSNISFGLNPAARVVLNSVFLDECVKAGLDSAIVHASKILPIARLEEEQAKVALDLIYDRRSEGYDPLQKLMALFEGVNMKSMKAGRAEELLALPLDERLQRRIIDGEKNGLEADLDEALRSRPALDIVNDTLLEGMKVVGELFGSGQMQLPFVLQSAEVMKTAVAHLEPHMEKSDAEGKGTIVLATVRGDVHDIGKNLVDIILSNNGFNVVNIGIKQPVSAILDAAEEHRADVIGMSGLLVKSTVIMKENLQELNQRKLAADYPVILGGAALTRAYVEQDLHEIYEGEVRYARDAFEGLRLMDALIAVKRGVPGATLPELKQRRVPKHDTPAPEAEETQEGVRSDVAVDNPVPTPPFWGTRVVKGIQLKEYASWLDEGALFKGQWGLKQARAGDGPTYEELAETEGRPHLRGWLDKLHTENLLEAAVVYGYFPCVSKGDDLILLHEDGSERTRFTFPRQRRGRRLCLADFFRPEESGETDVIGLQVVTVGSKIGGETAKLFEANAYRDYLELHGLSVQLAEALAEYWHARVRSELGFAGEDPAEVEDMFALKYRGARFSLGYGACPDLEDRAKIADLLQPERIGVHLSEEFQLHPEQSTDAIVIHHPEAKYFNAR, encoded by the coding sequence ATGGCCTCGTCGCCGACCCCTTCCGCCGACAGCCGGACCCGATCCGCAGCCCTCCGTGAGGCGCTCGCCACCCGAGTGGTGGTGGCCGACGGTGCCATGGGCACCATGCTCCAGGCGCAGGACCCCACGCTCGATGACTTCGAGAACCTCGAAGGCTGCAACGAGATCCTGAACCTCACCCGCCCCGACATCGTGCGCTCCGTGCACGAGGAGTACTTCGCGGTCGGTGTGGACTGCGTGGAGACGAACACCTTCGGCGCCAACACCGCGGCGCTCGGCGAGTACGACATTCCCGAGCGGGTCCACGAGCTGTCCGAGTCCGGCGCGCGCATCGCCCGCGAGGTCGCCGACGAGTTCACCGCCTCCACCGGACAGCAGCGCTGGGTACTCGGCTCCATGGGCCCCGGGACGAAGCTGCCGACACTCGGCCACGCCCCGTACGTGAAGCTCCGCGACGGATTCCAGCAGAACGCCGAGGGGCTGATCGCGGGCGGCGCGGACGCGCTCATCGTCGAGACGACCCAGGACCTCCTGCAGACCAAGGCCGGCATCCTGGGCGCGCGGCGCGCGCTGGAGGCCCTGGGCAGCGACCTGCCGCTGCTGGTCTCGCTGGCCTTCGAGACGACCGGGACGATGCTGCTCGGCTCGGAGATCGGCGCTGCCCTGACGGCCCTGGAGCCGCTCGGCGTCGACATGATCGGCCTGAACTGCTCGACCGGACCGGCCGAGATGAGCGAGCACCTGCGCTACCTCACGCGCCACTCCCGTATCCCACTGCTCTGTATGCCCAACGCCGGACTGCCGGTCCTGACCAAGGACGGCGCGCACTTCCCGCTCGGCCCCGAGGGACTCGCCGACGCCCAGGAGACGTTCGTCCAGGAGTACGGGCTCTCGCTGGTCGGAGGCTGCTGCGGTACGACCCCGGAGCATCTGCGCCAGGTCGTCGACCGCGTCCGCGGCTCCGCCCTCACCACCCGCGACCCGCGCCCGGAGCCCGGCGCCGCGTCCCTCTACCAGACCGTCCCGTTCCGCCAGGACACCTCGTACCTCGCGATCGGTGAGCGTACGAACGCCAACGGCTCGAAGAAGTTCCGCGAGGCCATGCTGGAAGCCCGCTGGGACGACTGCGTGGAGATGGCCCGCGACCAGATCCGCGAGGGCGCGCACATGCTCGACCTCTGCGTCGACTACGTGGGCCGCGACGGCGTCGCCGACATGGAGGAGCTGGCCGGACGGTTCGCCACCGCCTCCACGCTCCCGATCGTGCTCGACTCCACCGAGCTGCCCGTGCTGCGGGCCGGCCTGGAGAAGCTCGGCGGCCGCGCGGTCCTCAACTCGGTCAACTACGAGGACGGCGACGGACCCGAGTCGCGCTTCGGCCAGGTCACCCGGCTCGCCGCCGAGCACGGCGCGGCCCTGATCGCGCTGACCATCGACGAGGAGGGCCAGGCCCGCACCGTCGAGCACAAGGTCGCCATCGCGGAGCGCCTCATCGAGGACCTGACCGGCAACTGGGGCATCCAGGAGTCGGACATCCTCATCGACTGCCTCACCTTCACCATCTGCACCGGCCAGGAGGAGTCGCGGGGCGATGGCATCGCGACGATCGGGGCGATCCGCGAGCTGAAGAAGCGCCACCCCGATGTCCAGACCACACTCGGACTGTCGAACATCTCCTTCGGCCTCAATCCGGCCGCCCGCGTCGTGCTCAACTCCGTCTTCCTCGACGAGTGCGTCAAGGCCGGACTCGACTCCGCGATCGTGCACGCGTCGAAGATCCTGCCGATCGCCCGGCTGGAGGAGGAGCAGGCGAAGGTAGCCCTCGACCTGATCTACGACCGCCGCTCCGAGGGCTACGACCCCCTGCAGAAGCTCATGGCGCTCTTCGAGGGCGTCAACATGAAGTCGATGAAGGCGGGCAGGGCCGAGGAACTCCTCGCGCTGCCGCTCGACGAGCGCCTCCAGCGCCGCATCATCGACGGCGAGAAGAACGGCCTGGAGGCCGACCTCGACGAGGCGCTCCGGAGCCGCCCGGCCCTCGACATCGTCAACGACACCCTGCTGGAGGGCATGAAGGTCGTCGGTGAACTCTTCGGCTCGGGCCAGATGCAGCTGCCGTTCGTGCTCCAGTCCGCCGAGGTCATGAAGACCGCGGTGGCCCACCTGGAACCGCACATGGAGAAGTCGGACGCCGAGGGCAAGGGCACCATCGTCCTGGCCACCGTCCGCGGCGACGTCCACGACATCGGCAAGAACCTCGTCGACATCATCCTGTCGAACAACGGGTTCAACGTCGTCAACATCGGCATCAAGCAGCCGGTCTCCGCGATCCTGGACGCCGCCGAGGAACACCGGGCCGACGTCATCGGCATGTCCGGCCTCCTGGTCAAGTCCACCGTGATCATGAAGGAGAACCTCCAGGAGCTGAACCAGCGCAAGCTGGCCGCCGACTACCCGGTGATCCTCGGCGGCGCCGCCCTCACCCGCGCCTACGTGGAGCAGGACCTGCACGAGATCTACGAGGGCGAGGTCCGCTACGCCCGCGACGCCTTCGAGGGGCTGCGCCTGATGGACGCGCTCATCGCGGTCAAGCGCGGTGTCCCGGGCGCCACCCTGCCCGAGCTCAAGCAGCGCCGGGTGCCCAAGCACGACACGCCCGCACCTGAGGCCGAGGAGACCCAGGAGGGCGTCCGCTCCGACGTGGCCGTCGACAACCCGGTCCCCACCCCGCCGTTCTGGGGCACCCGGGTCGTCAAGGGCATCCAGCTCAAGGAGTACGCCTCCTGGCTCGACGAAGGAGCCCTCTTCAAGGGCCAATGGGGCCTCAAGCAGGCCCGCGCCGGTGACGGACCGACGTACGAGGAACTGGCCGAGACCGAGGGCCGCCCGCACCTGCGCGGCTGGCTGGACAAGCTGCACACGGAGAACCTGCTGGAGGCCGCCGTCGTCTACGGCTACTTCCCCTGCGTCTCCAAGGGCGACGACCTGATCCTGCTGCACGAGGACGGCTCGGAGCGCACCCGCTTCACCTTCCCGCGCCAGCGCCGCGGCCGCCGCCTGTGCCTCGCGGACTTCTTCCGTCCGGAGGAGTCCGGCGAGACGGACGTGATCGGCCTCCAGGTCGTCACCGTCGGCTCGAAGATCGGCGGCGAGACCGCCAAGCTCTTCGAGGCCAACGCCTACCGGGACTACCTGGAGCTGCACGGGCTCTCCGTCCAGCTGGCCGAGGCGCTCGCCGAGTACTGGCACGCCCGGGTCCGCTCGGAGCTGGGCTTCGCCGGCGAGGACCCGGCCGAGGTCGAGGACATGTTCGCCCTGAAGTACCGGGGCGCGCGCTTCTCCCTGGGCTACGGCGCCTGCCCGGATCTGGAGGACCGGGCGAAGATCGCCGACCTGCTCCAGCCCGAGCGGATCGGCGTGCACCTCTCCGAGGAGTTCCAGCTCCACCCCGAGCAGTCCACCGACGCGATCGTCATCCACCACCCCGAAGCGAAGTACTTCAACGCGCGGTAA
- a CDS encoding HAD family hydrolase, with translation MTSTISASLTRTAEGAALQAVFLDMDGTLVDTEGFWWDVEVEVFADLGHPLDEAWRDVVVGGPMTRSAGYLIDSTGADITLAELTVLLNDRFEKRIGLGVPLMPGAARLLAELGRHEIPTALVSASHRRIIDRVLDSVGHHHFALTVAGDEVTRTKPHPEPYLTAASGFGADPRLCAVIEDTATGVAAAEAAGCRVVAVPSVSPIAPAAGRVVVSSLEEVDLAFLRGLVTGMR, from the coding sequence ATGACCAGTACGATTTCCGCGTCCCTGACCCGTACGGCCGAGGGTGCGGCCCTGCAGGCCGTGTTTCTCGACATGGACGGCACCCTGGTGGACACCGAGGGGTTCTGGTGGGACGTCGAGGTGGAGGTCTTCGCGGACCTCGGGCACCCGCTGGACGAGGCGTGGCGGGACGTGGTGGTCGGCGGCCCGATGACCCGCAGCGCCGGGTACCTGATCGACTCCACCGGTGCCGACATCACGCTTGCCGAGCTGACCGTGCTGCTCAACGACCGCTTCGAGAAGCGCATCGGCCTCGGTGTGCCACTGATGCCGGGCGCGGCCCGGCTGCTCGCCGAACTGGGCAGGCACGAGATCCCCACCGCTCTGGTCTCGGCCTCGCACCGGCGGATCATCGACCGGGTGCTTGACTCCGTGGGCCACCACCATTTCGCGCTGACCGTCGCGGGCGACGAGGTCACCCGGACGAAGCCGCACCCGGAGCCGTATCTCACCGCGGCGAGCGGCTTCGGGGCCGACCCGCGGCTCTGTGCGGTCATCGAGGACACCGCGACCGGGGTGGCCGCGGCGGAGGCGGCCGGATGCCGGGTGGTCGCCGTGCCGTCGGTGTCACCGATCGCGCCCGCCGCCGGCCGGGTCGTCGTGAGTTCCCTCGAGGAAGTCGATCTCGCATTTCTCAGGGGTCTGGTCACGGGAATGCGTTGA
- a CDS encoding ABC transporter substrate-binding protein, producing MNRKTLVLPAVVGLLAPVLAACGASDGGSDGGGAVVVGTTDQFVVSKDAPAPLDPAIGYEAGVWNVLRQTVQTLMHVPRGGGEPVPEAAESCAFTDTANESYRCKLRSGLEFADGSAVTAEDVKYSIDRVIRIKSTNGPVALLDNIDTVETKGDREVVFHLRTSDATFPYKLATPPAGIVQPGTYPATSPRNGFQVDGSGPYTMKPEVKNDQVVKVVFTKNPHYKGDLKVLNDKVELELFPDATAMGKALDEKKIDMMTRTMSPKQSQEMLEHPRDGIKLTEMPGLAISYLGFDTNDPAVKNKAVRQAMAQVIDRGQIASEVYGTTAEPLYSLIPSSIAGHTNSFFNKYGEPSTAKAAAILKDAGIRTPVKFTLHYTSDHYGDATATEFRTLRKQLNDTGLFDVTVQGTPWAKYRPAELRGEYAVYGMGWFPDFPDPDNYTAPFLGKNNFLDSPYKSAAAQETLIPQSRREADRSVAAKTFKQLQDIVAQDVPVLPVWQGKQYVASRDSLTGVEWAVNSSADLQLWELGHGAS from the coding sequence ATGAACCGCAAGACACTGGTGCTGCCGGCCGTCGTCGGCCTGCTCGCGCCCGTACTCGCCGCCTGCGGTGCGTCGGACGGTGGGAGCGACGGCGGCGGCGCCGTCGTTGTCGGCACCACGGACCAGTTCGTCGTCTCGAAGGACGCTCCCGCACCGCTCGACCCCGCCATCGGCTACGAGGCGGGCGTCTGGAACGTACTGCGGCAGACCGTGCAGACGCTGATGCACGTCCCGCGCGGCGGCGGCGAGCCGGTGCCCGAGGCCGCCGAGAGCTGCGCCTTCACGGACACGGCGAACGAGAGCTACCGCTGCAAGCTGCGCAGCGGCCTGGAATTCGCCGACGGCAGCGCGGTCACCGCCGAGGACGTCAAGTACTCCATCGACCGCGTCATCCGGATCAAGTCCACCAATGGGCCCGTCGCCCTGCTCGACAACATCGACACCGTCGAGACCAAGGGTGACCGCGAGGTCGTATTCCACCTCCGGACCTCGGACGCGACCTTCCCCTACAAGCTCGCCACCCCGCCCGCCGGAATAGTCCAGCCGGGCACATACCCGGCGACCTCCCCGCGCAACGGATTCCAGGTGGACGGCTCCGGTCCGTACACGATGAAGCCGGAAGTGAAGAACGATCAGGTCGTGAAAGTCGTCTTCACGAAGAACCCCCATTACAAGGGGGATCTCAAGGTGCTGAACGACAAGGTCGAGCTGGAACTCTTCCCGGACGCCACCGCCATGGGCAAGGCGCTCGACGAGAAGAAGATCGACATGATGACCCGCACCATGTCGCCGAAGCAGTCGCAGGAGATGCTGGAGCACCCCCGGGACGGCATCAAGCTGACCGAGATGCCCGGCCTCGCCATCAGCTACCTCGGATTCGACACCAACGACCCCGCCGTGAAGAACAAGGCGGTCCGCCAGGCCATGGCCCAGGTCATCGACCGGGGCCAGATCGCGAGCGAGGTGTACGGCACCACGGCCGAACCGCTGTACTCGCTGATCCCGTCCAGCATCGCCGGGCACACCAACTCGTTCTTCAACAAGTACGGCGAGCCCAGTACGGCCAAGGCCGCCGCGATCCTGAAGGATGCCGGGATCCGCACCCCGGTGAAGTTCACGCTGCACTACACGAGCGACCACTACGGCGACGCGACCGCGACCGAGTTCAGGACACTGCGCAAGCAGCTCAACGACACGGGTCTGTTCGACGTGACCGTCCAGGGCACCCCCTGGGCGAAGTACCGCCCGGCCGAACTGCGCGGCGAGTACGCCGTCTACGGCATGGGCTGGTTCCCCGACTTCCCGGACCCGGACAACTACACGGCGCCGTTCCTCGGCAAGAACAACTTCCTCGACTCGCCCTACAAGTCGGCCGCCGCCCAGGAGACGCTCATCCCGCAGTCCCGCCGCGAGGCCGACCGCAGCGTCGCGGCCAAGACCTTCAAGCAGCTCCAGGACATCGTCGCGCAGGACGTGCCGGTGCTCCCGGTCTGGCAGGGCAAGCAGTACGTCGCCTCCCGCGACAGCCTCACCGGCGTGGAGTGGGCGGTCAACTCCTCCGCCGACCTCCAGCTCTGGGAGCTCGGCCACGGCGCAAGCTGA
- a CDS encoding response regulator has product MAIRVLLVDDQPLLRTGFRMILEAEGDLAVVGEAGDGLQALDQVRALQPDVVLMDIRMPRMDGVEATRQITGPGRDGPAKVLVLTTFDLDEYVVEALRAGASGFLLKDAPANELVQAIRVVAGGEAMLAPSITRRLLDKYADHLPSGEEPVPDALNTLTDREVEVLKLVARGLSNAEIAADLFVSETTVKTHVGHVLTKLGLRDRVQAAVYAYESGLVRPGAQ; this is encoded by the coding sequence GTGGCAATCCGCGTCCTACTGGTCGATGACCAACCGCTGCTGCGCACCGGCTTCCGGATGATTCTGGAGGCGGAGGGTGATCTCGCGGTGGTGGGCGAGGCCGGTGACGGTCTCCAGGCCCTCGACCAGGTGCGGGCGCTGCAGCCCGATGTGGTGCTGATGGACATCCGGATGCCGCGGATGGACGGTGTCGAGGCGACGCGTCAGATCACCGGTCCCGGCCGGGACGGTCCGGCGAAGGTGCTGGTGCTCACCACGTTCGATCTCGACGAGTACGTGGTGGAGGCGCTGCGTGCCGGTGCCAGCGGCTTCCTGCTGAAGGATGCCCCGGCCAATGAGCTGGTGCAGGCGATCCGGGTGGTCGCGGGCGGCGAGGCGATGCTGGCTCCGAGTATCACGCGCCGGCTGCTGGACAAGTACGCGGACCATCTGCCGTCCGGCGAGGAGCCGGTACCGGACGCGCTGAACACGCTGACGGACCGCGAGGTGGAGGTCCTGAAGCTGGTGGCGCGCGGGCTGTCGAATGCGGAGATCGCCGCCGATCTCTTCGTCAGCGAGACGACGGTCAAAACGCATGTGGGCCATGTCCTGACGAAGCTCGGGCTGCGCGACCGGGTGCAGGCGGCCGTCTACGCCTACGAGAGCGGGCTGGTGCGCCCCGGCGCCCAGTGA
- a CDS encoding RecB family exonuclease has protein sequence MQCPLLYRFRVIDKLPQKPSEAATRGTLVHAVLERLFDNPATERTPGRATALIPAQWDRLLESRPELSELFAEDPQGERLSRWLSEAERLVERWFSLEDPTRLEPAERELFVETELDSGLRLRGVIDRIDVTPTGDVRIVDYKTGKAPRPEYAEGALFQMKFYALVIWRLKGVVPRRLQLVYLGSGDVMTYDPVVADLERVERKLLALWEAISLATETGEWRPRPTKLCGWCDHQALCPEFGGTPPVYPLSVRPAGPGQDAQGRMDPVRAEAGRPVALEGP, from the coding sequence ATGCAGTGTCCCCTGCTGTACCGCTTCCGGGTCATCGACAAACTGCCGCAGAAGCCCAGTGAGGCGGCTACCCGGGGGACGCTGGTCCATGCGGTGCTGGAGCGGCTCTTCGACAACCCGGCGACGGAGCGGACGCCCGGCCGGGCCACGGCGCTGATCCCGGCCCAGTGGGACCGGCTGCTGGAGTCCAGGCCGGAGCTGTCGGAGCTGTTCGCCGAGGATCCGCAGGGCGAGCGGCTCTCGCGCTGGCTGTCGGAAGCGGAGCGGCTCGTGGAGCGATGGTTCTCGCTGGAGGATCCGACGCGGCTGGAGCCCGCCGAGCGGGAGCTGTTCGTCGAGACGGAGCTGGATTCGGGGCTGCGGCTGCGCGGGGTGATCGACCGGATCGACGTGACGCCGACGGGCGATGTCCGGATCGTCGACTACAAGACGGGGAAGGCGCCGCGTCCGGAGTACGCGGAGGGTGCCCTCTTCCAGATGAAGTTCTACGCGCTGGTCATCTGGCGGCTGAAGGGTGTGGTGCCGCGCCGGCTCCAGCTGGTCTATCTCGGCAGCGGGGACGTGATGACGTACGACCCGGTGGTGGCGGACCTGGAGCGGGTGGAGCGCAAGCTGCTGGCTCTCTGGGAGGCGATCTCGCTGGCCACGGAGACCGGCGAGTGGCGGCCGCGGCCGACGAAGCTGTGCGGCTGGTGCGACCATCAGGCGCTCTGTCCCGAATTCGGTGGCACTCCCCCGGTCTATCCGCTGTCGGTACGCCCGGCGGGACCGGGGCAGGACGCCCAGGGCAGAATGGACCCGGTCCGTGCTGAGGCCGGCCGGCCTGTGGCTCTCGAAGGACCTTAA